In Mixophyes fleayi isolate aMixFle1 chromosome 4, aMixFle1.hap1, whole genome shotgun sequence, the following proteins share a genomic window:
- the CPLX3 gene encoding complexin-3: protein MAFMVKTMVGGQLKNLTGGLGGREEKGEGEKSAAEAQGMTREEYEEYQKQLLEEKMERDALYTQRKAERATLRSHFRDKYRLPKNDTDDAQIQLAGGDVDLPKELAKMIEEDNEEEEGRSSVIGQLGNIQSIDLDSIKGKAQSTLDDLKQSAEKCTLM, encoded by the exons ATGGCTTTTATGGTGAAGACTATGGTTGGGGGTCAACTGAAGAACCTCACAGGAGGTCTGGGGGGCCGAGAAGAGAAGGGGGAAGGAGAGAAATCAGCAGCTGAAGCCCAAGGAATGACAAGAGAAGAATATGAAGAGTATCAGAAGCAACTTCTAGAAGAGAA GATGGAGCGTGATGCTTTGTACACTCAACGCAAAGCTGAAAGAGCCACACTCCGGAGTCACTTCAGAGACAAGTACCGACTACCCAAG AATGACACTGATGATGCACAAATCCAGTTAGCTGGTGGAGATGTGGACTTGCCGAAGGAGTTGGCAAAAATGATTGAAGAGGATAACGAAGAGGAAGAGGGAAGATCATCCGTCATTGGACAACTCGGCAACATCCAGAGTATTGACTTGGACTCAATTAAAGGAAAAGCCCAGTCTACTTTGGATGACCTGAAGcagtccgctgaaaaatgtacaCTTATGTGA